Proteins from a genomic interval of Gopherus evgoodei ecotype Sinaloan lineage chromosome 7, rGopEvg1_v1.p, whole genome shotgun sequence:
- the LOC115654360 gene encoding LOW QUALITY PROTEIN: hyaluronidase-2-like (The sequence of the model RefSeq protein was modified relative to this genomic sequence to represent the inferred CDS: deleted 1 base in 1 codon) — MRGGSVLAVSWLLILTVTSGRVQDGKPAFAPLFTRKPFIVAWNAPTQDCKPRFQVQLDFSLFDLDASPNEGFVDQNLTIFYKERLGLYPYYDKQQVAVNGGVPQNSSLREHLDRLQEGIRHYIRSEAKEGLAVIDWEEWRPIWIRNWQNKDIYRKNSRKLVLSQHPDWQEDMVNKEAQYEFESSARGFMLHTLQHAKSYRPKQLWGYYLFPDCYNHDYSKNPDSYTGRCPDVEETRNDRLSWLWKESTALYPSIYLDQVLASSENGRKFVRSRVMEALRISHQHHDGYSLPVFVYTRPTYSRKLDVLSRMDLVSTIGESAALGAAGAIFWGDADYTKSQSTCQTIKAYLEEELGHYIINVTTAAQRCSQALCQGWGRCLRRDSNRQRLLHLNPLSFQIRRRGEADRQQPMLRVEGELSAADTAYLRTHFRCQCYQGLAWGTLASGS, encoded by the exons ATGCGGGGAGGCTCTGTGCTGGCAGTGTCATGGCTCCTGATCCTTACTGTCACCAGCGGCCGTGTCCAGGATGGGAAGCCAGCCTTTGCCCCCCTTTTCACCCGGAAGCCCTTCATTGTGGCCTGGAATGCCCCCACCCAGGACTGCAAGCCCCGCTTCCAGGTCCAGCTGGACTTCAGCCTCTTTGACCTGGATGCCTCGCCCAATGAGGGCTTTGTAGACCAGAACCTCACCATCTTCTACAAGGAGCGCCTGGGCCTCTACCCCTACTACGATAAGCAGCAGGTGGCTGTGAATGGGGGTGTCCCCCAAAACAGCAGCCTACGGGAGCACCTGGACCGGCTCCAGGAAGGAATCCGCCATTACATCCGCTCAGAGGCCAAGGAAGGGCTGGCTGTCATTGACTGGGAGGAATGGAGGCCCATCTGGATCCGCAACTGGCAGAACAAAGACATCTACCGCAAGAACTCCCGCAAGCTGGTGCTGTCGCAGCACCCCGACTGGCAGGAGGACATGGTGAACAAGGAGGCCCAGTACGAGTTTGAGAGCTCGGCCCGGGGATTCATGCTTCACACCCTGCAGCATGCCAAGAGCTACCGGCCCAAGCAGCTGTGGGGTTACTACCTCTTCCCGGACTGCTACAACCATGACTACAGCAAGAATCCAGACAGCTACACGGGCCGCTGCCCTGATGTGGAGGAGACACGCAATGACCGGCTGTCCTGGCTCTGGAAGGAGAGCACAGCCCTCTACCCTTCCATCTACCTAGACCAGGTCCTGGCCTCCTCTGAGAACGGCCGCAAGTTTGTGCGCTCGCGGGTCATGGAGGCCTTGCGGATCTCTCACCAGCACCATGACGGCTACTCACTGCCAGTCTTCGTCTACACCAGGCCTACCTACAGCCGTAAGCTGGACGTCCTGAGCAGG ATGGACCTGGTCTCCACCATTGGCGAGAGCGCTGCCCTGGGGGCAGCTGGTGCCATCTTCTGGGGTGATGCAGACTACACCAAGAGCCAG AGCACCTGCCAGACCATCAAGGCCTACCTGGAGGAAGAGCTGGGTCACTACATCATCAACGTCACC ACGGCAGCTcagcgctgcagccaggcacTGTGCCAGGGTTGGGGGCGCTGCCTGCGCCGGGACAGCAACCGCCAACgtctcctccacctcaacccgCTCAGCTTCCAGATCCGGCGCCGGGGTGAGGCAGACAGGCAGCAGCCAATGCTGCGGGTGGAGGGGGAGCTGTCTGCCGCCGACACCGCCTACCTACGGACCCACTTCCGGTGCCAGTGTTACCAGGGGCTGGCATGGGGGACGCTTGCGAGTGGCAGCTGA